A segment of the Deltaproteobacteria bacterium genome:
GGAGTCAACGGCGCGCGGCGCGCGAGGTTCAATCCTCGGCTTCGTCGTCGGACGCCGCGATGGCCGACTCGAACTTGAACTCCGTCAATCCCAGCGTGATCACGTCGCCGTTGCGGAGGAAACGGCGGGGCGTCTTCTTGCCGTTCACCAGGACGCCGTTCTTCGAATTCAGATCGACGATCTCGAACTTGTTCCCGTCGATGGAGACGCCGGCGTGCTTGGCCGAGACGGCGCCGTCGAGGATGCGGATGCTGTTCTCCGGGCCGCTGCCGAGGGAGACGATCTTCCCGACCAGCGGCCAGGTCTTCCCCTTGGGTCCCGCTCCCTTCTGCATGATCAGGCGCGCCTTGGCGGACTTGAGGCAGAAGAGGCAGACCTCCCACTCCGGCATCTGCGCGCGCTTGCAGACCGGGCAGAACCGCGTCGGCGGCGGCTTCGGCCGCGTGAAGAGGTAGATCGCGAGCCCGCCGATCACGACGAGCAGGATCACCGCGGTGATGATCCCGATCTTCAGCCAGTCGACGAAGTCCGGGGTCCGCACCAGGATGGAGGACTTGAGGGAGGTGCTGCTCCCCTCGTTCTCCATCGCGATCTCGATCTTGTGGTCCTTGCCATCGTGATCGAGGCGCGTCTTCCACTGGATGACGTACATCTTGTTGATGTAGTCCTTGATCACCGTCAGGGACTTGTTGACGTCATCGACGTTGGGCGCCGGCCGGTAGGTCCCTCCCGTGCGGCGGGCAATCATGTCCAGATTGGCCAGCGATTCCTGATCCAGCTCGGAATGGGCAACGGCATGGACGGGGATCCGCCGCTTGCCGGCGTCGCTGATCACTTTCTCCACGTCGGTGGCGCTGCCGTTGTCGCGGCCGTCCGAGATGACGATGATCGCCTTCGCCGCCGGCAGCAGCGTCTGGGCGCCGCCCTTGCCGGGCGAGGCGGCCGCCGCGTAGAGCTGGATGGCCTGCGCCAGGCCGTCGTAGAGGAGGAAGGAGCGGCCGGTGAAGG
Coding sequences within it:
- a CDS encoding VWA domain-containing protein — encoded protein: MKTHLWTSFAALLAPVAALGAGAQLSIQQVQATQNRWPHVRAYVNVIGASGSPIQGLSQDLFRVYESGNSDSSKVERVESLEAAQTGASIVIVIQASGAMLGIQDDIKKAVAAFVNGLGEKDQVAVVDYGEAAEIVAPFSEEKGEVAGKAAKITFTGRSFLLYDGLAQAIQLYAAAASPGKGGAQTLLPAAKAIIVISDGRDNGSATDVEKVISDAGKRRIPVHAVAHSELDQESLANLDMIARRTGGTYRPAPNVDDVNKSLTVIKDYINKMYVIQWKTRLDHDGKDHKIEIAMENEGSSTSLKSSILVRTPDFVDWLKIGIITAVILLVVIGGLAIYLFTRPKPPPTRFCPVCKRAQMPEWEVCLFCLKSAKARLIMQKGAGPKGKTWPLVGKIVSLGSGPENSIRILDGAVSAKHAGVSIDGNKFEIVDLNSKNGVLVNGKKTPRRFLRNGDVITLGLTEFKFESAIAASDDEAED